The Deltaproteobacteria bacterium sequence AGATGGGCGGCCGGGTCGAGGCCCTGGCGACGGTCAAATTCCTGGAAACGCACGGCATCCCCACGGTCATGTTCCGGATGAACGCCTTTGAGGACCTGTTTGCGGCCATGGAGCGACTGGGCGTTTTGACCGGGGCCGAAACCCAGGCTCAAGCACGGGTCCTGGCCATGCAGGCCGAACTAAAGCGCATTCGTACCCAACGTCCGGGCCGCGTGCCGACGGTCTTTTTCGAAGTCCGCCATCCCAACCTTCTGGCCGCCGGCCAGGGTTCCATGATCACCGAAATCATCAACGCCGCCGGCGGCCGCAACGCCGTGACCGCGCCGGAAAAACTCGTGCGCCTGAGCGAGGAGGAAGTCTTGCGCCTTGATCCCGACATTTACCTCATCCAGCATGGACCCATGAACCCGGCGCCCACGCCCCTGGCCGCGCGACCGCACTATGCCACCCTGGGCTGCGTGCGAAACGGCCGCGTCATCACCGTGGATCAGCGGCTTTTTTCCCGACCCGGCCCGCGCAGCCTGGAGGCTGCGCACCAACTAGCCGAAATCGTGCAGAAATGGGACAAGGAGGCGCGGCCATGAGCGGACATCTGTACGGCATCGGCGTCGGTCCCGGCGATCCGGACCTGCTGACCATCAAGGCGGCCAAAACCCTGGGCATGGTGGACGTCATCTTCGCCGCGTCCTCAACCAAAAACGACGATTCCCTGGCCCTGGACATCGCCCGGCCCCATCTGCGCCCAGTAACGCGGACCATCCGCCTGGGCTTTCCCATGAGCCGCGACGAGGCCACACTGCTCGCGGCCTGGGAGGACAACGCCCGACAGGTGCTGACCGAGCTGGACCAGGGACATGACGCGGCCTTTCTGAC is a genomic window containing:
- a CDS encoding ABC transporter substrate-binding protein; translated protein: MERPATRVIALYGAFNEILADLGRKDILIARTETDDQPPSIRSKPIVGTHLRPNLELIISLKPDLVIQMGGRVEALATVKFLETHGIPTVMFRMNAFEDLFAAMERLGVLTGAETQAQARVLAMQAELKRIRTQRPGRVPTVFFEVRHPNLLAAGQGSMITEIINAAGGRNAVTAPEKLVRLSEEEVLRLDPDIYLIQHGPMNPAPTPLAARPHYATLGCVRNGRVITVDQRLFSRPGPRSLEAAHQLAEIVQKWDKEARP
- the cobI gene encoding precorrin-2 C(20)-methyltransferase gives rise to the protein MSGHLYGIGVGPGDPDLLTIKAAKTLGMVDVIFAASSTKNDDSLALDIARPHLRPVTRTIRLGFPMSRDEATLLAAWEDNARQVLTELDQGHDAAFLTLGDPLLYSTFAYLLRTLRRLRPGLDATVIPGITSFQAAAAATQTVLAESAQNLLIMPGIRQAGELRDGLEHAENAVILKAYTNFGV